The following proteins are encoded in a genomic region of Triticum dicoccoides isolate Atlit2015 ecotype Zavitan chromosome 1B, WEW_v2.0, whole genome shotgun sequence:
- the LOC119350157 gene encoding protein SENSITIVITY TO RED LIGHT REDUCED 1-like: GASATADLRGDLLAGASATADLFAPSSSQRLTVECAVAVPSLDDGCGCRVEEPTLFYMPHCEASLYDALIAANWEPRAQLRRYAVQAEENRSGSAAKANLVLKAGRFAWKQRIDEAGNVDDEDWFARAFNETSWHFFEVDEAVDQRTEISSQALSFEKLSL; the protein is encoded by the coding sequence GGCGCCTCCGCCACGGCCGATCTCCGCGGCGACCTCCTCGCGGGCGCCTCCGCCACGGCCGACCTCTTTGCCCCGTCCTCTTCACAACGCCTCACCGTTGAGTGCGCCGTCGCCGTCCCGAGCCTCGACGACGGGTGCGGCTGCCGCGTGGAGGAGCCCACCCTCTTCTACATGCCCCACTGCGAGGCGTCGCTCTACGACGCGCTCATCGCAGCCAACTGGGAGCCCCGCGCTCAGCTCCGCCGGTACGCTGTGCAGGCGGAAGAGAACCGCTCGGGATCCGCCGCCAAGGCCAATCTTGTCCTCAAGGCAGGGCGGTTCGCGTGGAAGCAGCGGATCGACGAGGCCGGGAATGTGGACGACGAGGACTGGTTCGCCCGTGCGTTCAACGAGACGAGCTGGCATTTCTTCGAGGTGGACGAAGCCGTCGACCAGAGGACGGAGATAAGTTCCCAAGCTTTGTCCTTCGAGAAATTATCACTGTAA